The following coding sequences lie in one Planctomycetota bacterium genomic window:
- a CDS encoding aldo/keto reductase, with protein MQLRPLGNTALSVTPLGLGLAALGRPGYINLGHAGDLHHDYDATAMEAHCHRVLDAAWAAGVRYFDAARSYGRAEEFLGRWLTARGIAPSEVTVASKWGYTYTADWQVRAERHEVKDHTLPVLERQLAETRERLGRQLDLYQIHSATLDSGVLVDHAVHERLTRLRAEGVKIGLSLSGPRQAETLCRALGVEVAGERLFDCVQATWNLLEPAAGVALGEAHAAGLGVIIKEALANGRLTARNIDAGFASRRAVLDAQAARLGTTVDALALAAVLAQPWCDVVLSGAATQEQLTSNVDAVNVRWDAEAAGRLVFLAEPSELYWHTRNALAWN; from the coding sequence ATGCAACTTCGCCCGTTGGGTAACACCGCGCTATCGGTCACGCCGCTCGGCCTGGGACTGGCCGCGTTGGGGCGGCCCGGCTATATCAACCTGGGGCACGCCGGCGACTTACACCATGACTATGACGCGACGGCGATGGAGGCTCATTGCCACCGCGTGCTCGACGCCGCCTGGGCCGCCGGCGTGCGCTACTTCGACGCCGCTCGATCGTACGGCCGCGCCGAGGAGTTCTTGGGGCGTTGGCTGACGGCGCGCGGCATCGCGCCGAGCGAGGTGACTGTTGCCTCGAAATGGGGTTACACTTACACGGCCGATTGGCAGGTGCGGGCCGAGCGGCACGAAGTCAAGGATCACACCCTGCCGGTCTTGGAACGGCAACTGGCCGAAACGCGCGAGCGACTGGGCCGGCAGCTCGACCTGTACCAGATTCACAGCGCCACGCTCGACAGCGGTGTGCTGGTGGATCACGCGGTTCACGAGCGGCTGACGCGATTGCGCGCCGAGGGGGTCAAGATCGGCCTGTCGCTGAGTGGCCCGCGCCAGGCGGAAACGCTCTGCCGCGCGTTGGGGGTTGAAGTGGCCGGAGAGCGTCTGTTCGATTGCGTTCAAGCGACCTGGAACCTGCTCGAACCTGCGGCGGGCGTGGCGCTCGGCGAAGCCCATGCGGCCGGCCTCGGCGTGATCATCAAGGAAGCACTGGCCAATGGCCGCCTGACTGCTCGTAACATCGACGCCGGCTTCGCGTCGCGCCGAGCGGTCCTCGATGCCCAAGCGGCGAGGCTTGGCACGACGGTCGACGCGCTGGCTCTGGCGGCCGTGCTGGCTCAGCCCTGGTGCGACGTGGTTCTCAGCGGCGCGGCCACCCAAGAGCAACTAACGTCGAATGTCGACGCAGTGAACGTGCGCTGGGACGCCGAGGCTGCCGGGCGGCTGGTGTTCCTGGCCGAACCCTCTGAACTCTACTGGCACACCCGCAACGCCTTGGCGTGGAATTGA
- a CDS encoding arylsulfatase yields the protein MLIILADDLGFSDLACYGSSIATPNLDALAAGGLRFTQCYNTARCWPTRGALMTGYYAQQIRRDALPGVATAGGKGTRPVWAPLVSTLLGAEGYRCYHSGKWHIDGEPLKNGFDHSFDTGAPGQSNFFRAAGNTDDGQPSPQTNDYYVTNVMTDHAVRCLKEHAEKYADRPFFHYLCYTAPHFPLHALPEDIARYRDKFRDGWNEEARRRHARLTERGIVHHSLPEMEREVGPPYDFPDAIKQLGPNEVNRPIPWSELSEAQRDFQSVKMAIHAAMIDRMDQNIGRVIAQLRAMNALDNTLILFLSDNGASAEMMVRGAGHDPAAPPGSATTFLSLGPGWSSVANTPLRRHKTWVHEGGINTPLIVHWPRGLKARGELRHNPAHVIDLVPTVLEVAGMKAPAEFAGAKVPVPPGRSLVPAFAKDGTVEHEYLWWLHEGNRALRVGDWKIVALKNQPWELYNLAVDRGESHNLASQYPDRVRELEAVWTRQADQARQLAQSDKPANPAVGKKKKPASAN from the coding sequence ATGCTGATCATCTTGGCGGATGACCTCGGTTTTTCGGACCTGGCCTGTTACGGCAGTTCGATCGCCACGCCGAATCTCGACGCGCTGGCGGCCGGCGGTTTGCGCTTTACTCAATGCTATAACACGGCCCGTTGCTGGCCCACGCGCGGCGCGCTGATGACCGGCTACTACGCCCAGCAAATCCGCCGCGACGCCTTGCCGGGCGTCGCAACGGCGGGGGGCAAGGGAACCCGGCCCGTCTGGGCCCCGCTGGTATCGACCCTGCTTGGGGCCGAAGGCTACCGGTGTTATCACTCGGGCAAGTGGCACATCGACGGCGAGCCGTTGAAGAACGGCTTCGATCATAGCTTTGATACCGGCGCGCCAGGTCAGAGCAATTTCTTCCGCGCCGCCGGCAACACCGACGACGGTCAGCCCTCACCGCAAACCAACGATTATTACGTCACCAACGTGATGACCGATCATGCCGTGCGGTGCCTAAAAGAACATGCCGAGAAGTACGCCGATCGACCGTTCTTTCATTATTTGTGCTACACCGCGCCGCACTTTCCACTGCACGCGTTGCCAGAGGATATCGCCAGGTATCGCGACAAGTTCCGCGACGGCTGGAACGAGGAAGCGCGGCGGCGGCACGCGCGCCTGACCGAGCGTGGCATCGTCCACCACTCGTTGCCCGAAATGGAACGCGAGGTCGGCCCGCCGTACGACTTTCCCGACGCGATCAAGCAGTTGGGGCCGAACGAAGTCAATCGCCCGATCCCCTGGAGCGAACTATCCGAGGCGCAGCGCGACTTCCAGTCGGTGAAAATGGCGATCCATGCCGCGATGATCGATCGCATGGACCAGAACATCGGCCGCGTGATCGCGCAGTTGCGGGCGATGAACGCGCTCGACAACACGCTGATCCTGTTTCTGTCCGACAACGGCGCGAGCGCCGAGATGATGGTTCGCGGCGCAGGTCACGACCCGGCCGCGCCGCCAGGATCGGCCACGACGTTCTTGTCGCTGGGCCCCGGCTGGTCAAGCGTCGCCAACACGCCACTGCGCCGGCACAAGACCTGGGTCCACGAAGGTGGCATCAACACGCCGCTGATCGTCCATTGGCCGCGAGGCCTGAAGGCCCGGGGCGAGTTGCGTCACAATCCGGCCCACGTGATTGACCTTGTCCCGACGGTGTTGGAAGTGGCCGGCATGAAAGCTCCCGCCGAGTTCGCCGGCGCCAAGGTTCCGGTGCCGCCGGGGCGCAGCCTGGTCCCGGCCTTTGCGAAGGACGGCACGGTGGAACATGAATACCTGTGGTGGTTGCACGAAGGGAACCGCGCGTTGAGGGTAGGCGATTGGAAGATTGTCGCCCTCAAAAACCAGCCGTGGGAGCTGTACAATCTGGCGGTCGACCGGGGCGAGTCGCACAACCTGGCCAGCCAGTATCCCGACCGGGTTCGCGAACTAGAAGCCGTCTGGACCCGGCAAGCGGACCAAGCAAGACAGCTCGCGCAAAGCGACAAGCCTGCCAACCCTGCCGTCGGCAAGAAGAAAAAGCCAGCCAGCGCTAATTAG
- the gmd gene encoding GDP-mannose 4,6-dehydratase: protein MTRRALITGVTGQDGSYLAQFLLEKGYEVHGMVRRASTESFERIAHLEGRLQLHQADLLDQLSLVNLMREVMPHEVYNLAAQSFVPTSWLQPLLTGEFTALGVTRVLDAIHLVDPGIRFYQASSSEMFGDVREEPQTELTPFYPRSPYGVSKVYGHWITVNYRESYDLFACSGILFNHESPRRGKEFVTRKVTDAVARIKLGVQKKLKLGNLDAKRDWGFAGDYVQAMWLMLQQDQPDDFVVATGIKHSVRNLVDIAFAHVGLDPDEFIEIDPALFRPAEVNHLCGDATKARDVLGWTPSVNFEELVKMMVDADLERVQFEIEHGQCSVR, encoded by the coding sequence ATGACCAGGCGTGCGTTAATCACCGGCGTGACCGGCCAGGACGGTTCCTATCTGGCCCAATTTCTTTTGGAAAAAGGGTACGAAGTCCACGGCATGGTCCGCCGCGCGAGCACCGAGTCCTTCGAGCGAATTGCCCACCTCGAAGGCCGGCTGCAACTGCACCAGGCCGACCTGTTGGACCAGTTGTCGCTGGTGAACCTGATGCGCGAGGTGATGCCGCACGAAGTTTACAATCTGGCGGCCCAGTCGTTCGTGCCGACCAGTTGGCTCCAGCCCCTTCTGACCGGCGAGTTCACGGCGCTGGGGGTGACGCGCGTGCTCGACGCGATTCACCTGGTCGACCCTGGTATCCGTTTTTATCAGGCCAGCAGCAGCGAAATGTTTGGCGACGTCCGTGAAGAGCCCCAGACCGAGCTCACGCCGTTCTATCCCCGCAGCCCCTACGGCGTGTCCAAAGTCTATGGCCATTGGATCACCGTGAACTATCGCGAGAGCTACGACCTGTTTGCCTGCTCGGGCATTCTGTTCAACCACGAGTCGCCACGCCGCGGCAAGGAATTCGTCACCCGCAAGGTCACCGACGCCGTGGCGCGAATCAAGCTGGGCGTGCAAAAGAAGCTGAAACTGGGCAACCTGGACGCCAAGCGCGACTGGGGTTTTGCCGGCGATTATGTCCAGGCGATGTGGTTGATGCTGCAGCAAGACCAGCCAGATGACTTCGTGGTGGCGACCGGCATTAAGCACTCGGTTCGCAATCTGGTCGACATCGCCTTCGCTCATGTGGGACTCGACCCCGACGAGTTCATCGAGATCGATCCGGCGCTATTCCGCCCGGCCGAAGTGAACCATCTGTGCGGCGACGCCACCAAGGCGCGCGATGTGCTTGGCTGGACACCTTCGGTCAACTTTGAAGAACTCGTCAAGATGATGGTCGACGCCGATCTGGAACGGGTCCAGTTCGAGATCGAGCACGGCCAATGCTCGGTTCGCTGA
- a CDS encoding tetratricopeptide repeat protein — MGRNPYRGWRRSIWKQIEDVLSRIVTFVIETFLIPIRLVYQWWGALTRLPFRLQRRVRSVYWTRLLWSTLLWPIYFTIWSLNWVVEAVATWWPRVQWMCLLQGLPAVIVAVLVAVPLFGKSRDALTYDIEARGAVASHDYDRAEMLFRALLKMDPEDDDYRFNLARVCWARGEREAAMRMIRSLAPRNMKGFPPAHYWLAEYLYLTNPHNQQDMAEVDAHLKRAISGSGEYVKRAHALLGQRYLDSGRLADAEKEFKEAAKDEPRLWIRLAEIHARQGMMTQAKRDAEQALSHFGDIEKKDPENDEARMYAAQALTFLGQFAEAAAMLEGGLVMKQDRRYTQALGQVYLSWADATRAQSRSNRQREKELLLQSFKYDPFNPLLLRYLINGLTADGPDGEMVRGLIRDASSANLSPSVISLLLAVEADARGYNESARTYLEKAKLQDERSSRLMSELAIHYVNQPPASDAQANALVELGLRAWPRDPFLSHARAVLRARRREWLDALMDMNVAAKSSVKTNDVSFQRLFAHIYQELNMVDKAQQHEQRARQIELSTNTNRK; from the coding sequence ATGGGACGCAACCCCTACCGAGGCTGGCGCCGCAGCATCTGGAAACAGATCGAAGACGTCCTGTCACGCATTGTGACGTTCGTCATCGAGACGTTCCTGATTCCGATACGGCTGGTGTACCAGTGGTGGGGCGCGCTGACGCGCTTGCCGTTCCGCCTTCAACGCCGCGTCCGCAGCGTTTATTGGACGCGGCTGCTTTGGTCGACCCTGTTGTGGCCGATCTATTTCACGATCTGGAGCCTGAATTGGGTCGTCGAAGCGGTCGCCACCTGGTGGCCGCGCGTGCAGTGGATGTGCCTGCTGCAAGGGCTGCCAGCGGTGATCGTGGCCGTGCTGGTGGCCGTGCCGTTGTTCGGCAAGTCGCGCGACGCGCTGACTTATGACATCGAAGCCCGCGGCGCCGTGGCCAGCCATGATTACGACCGGGCGGAAATGCTGTTTCGCGCCCTATTGAAGATGGACCCGGAAGACGACGACTACCGATTCAACCTGGCCCGCGTCTGTTGGGCGCGCGGCGAGCGCGAAGCGGCGATGCGGATGATTCGCTCGTTGGCCCCGCGCAATATGAAAGGTTTCCCGCCGGCCCACTATTGGTTGGCCGAATATCTCTACCTGACCAATCCGCACAACCAGCAGGACATGGCCGAAGTCGACGCCCACCTAAAGCGGGCGATCAGCGGCAGCGGCGAGTATGTCAAACGCGCTCACGCCTTGCTGGGCCAGCGGTATCTCGACTCCGGTCGGCTGGCCGATGCCGAAAAGGAATTCAAGGAAGCAGCCAAGGACGAACCGCGGCTCTGGATTCGCCTGGCCGAGATTCACGCTCGACAGGGGATGATGACCCAGGCCAAGCGCGACGCCGAGCAGGCGCTGAGTCACTTCGGGGACATCGAGAAAAAAGACCCTGAAAACGACGAAGCCCGCATGTACGCCGCCCAGGCGTTGACGTTTTTGGGACAATTCGCCGAAGCGGCCGCCATGCTCGAGGGCGGTCTGGTGATGAAGCAGGACCGTCGCTACACCCAGGCGCTGGGCCAGGTCTATCTGAGTTGGGCCGACGCCACCCGAGCCCAGTCCCGCAGCAATCGCCAGCGTGAGAAAGAACTGCTGCTCCAGTCGTTCAAGTACGATCCGTTCAATCCGCTGTTGCTGCGCTACTTGATCAACGGCCTGACTGCGGACGGACCCGACGGCGAAATGGTTCGCGGCCTGATTCGCGACGCCTCGTCGGCCAACTTGTCTCCTTCCGTGATCAGCTTGCTGTTGGCGGTCGAAGCCGACGCCCGGGGTTACAACGAATCGGCCCGCACCTATCTGGAAAAGGCCAAGCTCCAGGACGAACGCTCCTCGCGGCTGATGTCCGAGTTGGCCATTCACTATGTCAATCAGCCGCCGGCGAGCGACGCCCAGGCCAACGCGCTGGTTGAGTTGGGGCTGCGGGCCTGGCCGCGCGACCCGTTCCTGAGCCACGCTCGGGCGGTGCTGCGGGCGCGGCGGCGCGAATGGCTGGACGCGCTGATGGACATGAACGTGGCGGCCAAGAGCTCCGTCAAAACGAACGATGTGAGCTTTCAACGGCTGTTCGCGCATATCTACCAAGAATTGAACATGGTCGACAAAGCCCAGCAGCACGAACAGCGGGCCCGGCAGATTGAGCTGTCGACCAACACAAACCGCAAATAG
- a CDS encoding tetratricopeptide repeat protein produces the protein MSVFGWNKWRLGALGLMLSAACLLGANASAQEDKKDEAAERQKAMMQIYGLDAKHKGPDVARLRAAFDALQRGDGDKTLSELEDARKANKSLPPARVMLARLLFAANQQQLVTLARQSLEQAAKDEPSAPEVYILLGNVALSEGRLTDAQLEYTHASELVSPKFADPKAPDAQRLMRQIYSGMTSVAENRQEWMKAVQMASLWIENAKDDDNQMAQAKQRLGRAMFFRDIDGKDPKNETDVVKTLEEAYGLDSNLEHPLISMGLLATQMATQVRAERDTSKYERDAKDYDQMAQKYMDQAVSAAKSDSKLNEKAKSGIYAAVSQWYLGQGNEHLSQAAEFASKAFQADPKSPALKRLTALLKLLQHDYDGAAKELEALYQENPSDFFASNNLALALIESKDDTRWSRATQLAEVNARQYQKNPEALATVGWIYFKVGRVQEAAQLLQAAVQNNQASLDTAYYLAKVLQRLDNLNDAKRILRQAVESNGPFMHRKEAEDMFVMLGGELPKRTSSSSDEKKATPATPAASSTTPPAAK, from the coding sequence ATGTCCGTATTTGGTTGGAACAAATGGCGCCTGGGCGCGCTGGGCTTGATGCTGAGCGCCGCCTGCTTGCTGGGCGCCAACGCTAGCGCCCAGGAAGACAAGAAGGACGAAGCCGCCGAACGTCAGAAGGCGATGATGCAAATCTACGGTCTCGACGCCAAGCACAAGGGCCCGGACGTGGCGCGACTGCGCGCCGCCTTCGACGCCCTGCAACGCGGCGACGGTGACAAGACCCTCAGCGAACTGGAAGACGCCCGCAAGGCCAACAAGTCGCTGCCGCCGGCCCGCGTGATGCTGGCCCGGCTGCTGTTCGCCGCCAACCAGCAACAATTGGTGACCCTGGCTCGCCAGTCGTTGGAACAAGCGGCCAAGGACGAGCCGAGCGCCCCGGAAGTGTACATCCTGTTGGGCAACGTCGCCCTGAGCGAAGGCCGACTGACCGACGCGCAGCTTGAGTACACCCACGCCTCGGAACTGGTCAGCCCCAAGTTCGCCGACCCCAAGGCGCCGGACGCCCAGCGTTTGATGCGGCAGATTTACTCGGGCATGACCAGCGTCGCCGAGAATCGGCAAGAGTGGATGAAGGCCGTCCAGATGGCCAGCCTGTGGATCGAAAACGCCAAGGACGACGACAACCAGATGGCTCAGGCCAAGCAGCGTCTGGGCCGCGCCATGTTCTTTCGCGACATTGATGGCAAGGATCCCAAGAACGAAACCGACGTCGTCAAGACACTGGAAGAAGCCTATGGCCTGGACAGCAATCTCGAGCACCCGTTGATTTCAATGGGCTTGCTGGCCACGCAAATGGCCACCCAGGTTCGCGCCGAGCGCGACACCAGCAAGTACGAGCGCGACGCGAAGGACTATGACCAGATGGCGCAGAAGTACATGGACCAGGCCGTCAGCGCCGCCAAGAGCGACAGCAAGCTGAATGAGAAGGCCAAGTCGGGCATCTATGCCGCCGTGTCGCAATGGTATCTGGGCCAGGGGAACGAACACCTGAGCCAAGCCGCCGAGTTCGCCTCGAAGGCGTTCCAGGCCGATCCCAAGTCGCCGGCCCTCAAGCGCTTGACCGCGCTGTTGAAGCTGTTGCAGCACGACTATGACGGCGCCGCCAAGGAACTGGAAGCTCTCTACCAGGAGAATCCCAGCGACTTCTTCGCCAGCAACAACCTGGCGTTGGCGTTGATCGAGTCGAAGGACGACACCAGGTGGAGCCGCGCCACCCAATTGGCCGAAGTGAACGCTCGTCAGTACCAGAAGAACCCTGAAGCCCTAGCCACCGTGGGCTGGATCTACTTCAAGGTCGGTCGCGTCCAGGAAGCCGCCCAGTTGCTGCAAGCCGCGGTTCAGAACAACCAGGCTTCGCTCGACACGGCTTACTATCTGGCCAAGGTGTTGCAACGGCTCGATAACCTGAACGACGCCAAGCGCATTCTGCGCCAGGCCGTCGAGAGCAACGGCCCGTTCATGCACCGCAAGGAAGCCGAAGACATGTTCGTCATGCTGGGTGGCGAGTTGCCCAAGCGGACGTCGTCTTCGAGCGACGAGAAGAAGGCGACGCCGGCCACCCCGGCCGCTTCGTCGACGACTCCGCCGGCCGCGAAGTAA
- the aroA gene encoding 3-phosphoshikimate 1-carboxyvinyltransferase, whose protein sequence is MTETIQIQPAGPLRATIRPPGSKSITNRALVCAALAEGTSVLSGALASDDTRVMLDSLAALGIPVTEDARQRTLRVAGCGGKIPAANAELFVGNSGTTMRFLTALVAAGHGRYRLDGVKRMRERPIGDLLATLQQLGVDVSSETANDCPPVLVNARGLPGGLASIRGNISSQFLSGLLMAAPYAEREVQLAVEGVLVSQPYVEMTLAVMRSFGVDVPRAEPALSRFDVPRGKYRGMNYAIEPDASAASYFFAAAAIAGGTVTVSGLSAQSLQGDVALVDVLEQMGCRVERRAHEIAVIGGSLRGVTVNMNAISDTVQTLAAVALFAEGPTVITDVEHIRHKETDRLHAVAVELRKFGATVDERPDGLTITPAKLHGSSLRGAVIDTYDDHRMAMSMSLVGLKVPGVVIRDPACVNKTYPEFFRDLALVSSWQ, encoded by the coding sequence GTGACCGAGACGATTCAGATTCAGCCCGCTGGCCCGTTGCGGGCCACGATTCGACCTCCCGGCTCGAAAAGCATCACCAACCGCGCGCTTGTCTGCGCCGCGCTGGCCGAAGGAACGTCCGTTCTATCCGGCGCGTTGGCCAGTGACGACACGCGGGTCATGCTCGACTCGTTGGCGGCTTTGGGCATTCCAGTGACCGAAGACGCGCGACAGCGAACGCTGCGCGTGGCCGGCTGTGGCGGCAAGATTCCGGCCGCCAACGCCGAGTTGTTCGTCGGCAACAGCGGCACGACGATGCGGTTTCTGACGGCGCTGGTTGCGGCGGGGCACGGGCGGTATCGCCTGGACGGCGTGAAGCGGATGCGCGAGCGGCCGATCGGCGATCTGCTGGCCACGTTACAACAACTGGGAGTCGATGTCAGCAGCGAAACGGCCAACGATTGCCCGCCAGTGCTGGTCAACGCCCGCGGCTTGCCGGGCGGCCTGGCCTCGATTCGCGGCAATATCTCGAGCCAGTTTCTCAGCGGTCTGTTGATGGCCGCGCCGTATGCCGAGCGCGAAGTGCAACTGGCGGTCGAGGGCGTGCTGGTTTCACAGCCCTACGTCGAGATGACCTTGGCGGTAATGCGCTCGTTCGGCGTTGATGTGCCGCGGGCCGAACCGGCCTTGTCCCGATTCGATGTGCCGCGTGGCAAATACCGCGGCATGAATTACGCGATCGAGCCCGACGCTTCGGCGGCGAGCTATTTCTTCGCCGCGGCCGCGATTGCCGGCGGCACGGTGACGGTGTCGGGGCTGTCGGCGCAAAGCCTGCAAGGGGACGTGGCGCTGGTCGACGTCTTGGAACAGATGGGCTGTCGGGTCGAGCGCCGCGCCCACGAGATTGCCGTCATCGGTGGGTCATTGCGCGGCGTGACGGTGAACATGAACGCCATCAGCGACACGGTCCAGACCTTGGCGGCCGTGGCCCTGTTCGCCGAGGGGCCGACCGTGATCACCGACGTCGAGCACATTCGCCACAAGGAGACCGACCGGCTGCATGCCGTGGCGGTCGAACTGCGCAAGTTCGGCGCCACGGTTGACGAGCGCCCGGATGGCTTGACGATCACGCCGGCCAAGCTGCACGGCTCGAGTCTTCGCGGCGCAGTGATCGACACCTACGACGATCACCGAATGGCGATGAGCATGTCGCTCGTCGGGTTGAAAGTACCAGGCGTCGTGATTCGCGATCCGGCGTGCGTGAACAAGACGTACCCGGAGTTTTTCCGCGACCTGGCGCTGGTCAGCTCGTGGCAATGA
- a CDS encoding PQQ-binding-like beta-propeller repeat protein codes for MRLNKLETSHRAQLAWFGALLVALGAACGADWTEFRGPRSASIAQDSRPPLEWDAETGKNIAWKSPLVGRGVCGPIVVAGRVFVTASSGAGQNLLHVFCFDAESGKQRWHREFWATGRTHCHPTSAVAAPTPASDGKYVYAFYSSNDLACLDLDGNLIWYRGLTYDFPDAANDVGMSSSPVISGELVIVQLECQGDSFVAGIERATGETRWRIERPKVANWCSPTIAPAYQGERELLILQDPQGCSAHDPATGQLLWGYDKECGGIPSPLGHDDIILVASGGLTALKRQPETSSAEVLWKQSKLEPGNASPVVIGDKVYTLNRAGAMSCGLLADGEVAWRQRVRGTFWTTPVFAGGHLYCVNQDGLTSVVRIGDEKGEVVQENKLGEAVLGSPAVSGNAIFIRTDAHLWKLAGPRETQ; via the coding sequence ATGAGACTCAACAAGCTCGAAACTAGCCATCGGGCGCAACTGGCTTGGTTCGGCGCGCTGCTGGTGGCGCTGGGAGCCGCCTGCGGCGCCGACTGGACCGAGTTTCGCGGTCCGCGCTCGGCGAGCATCGCCCAGGACAGCCGGCCACCACTTGAGTGGGACGCTGAAACCGGTAAGAACATAGCATGGAAATCGCCATTGGTGGGGCGCGGCGTGTGCGGGCCGATCGTCGTCGCTGGTCGCGTGTTCGTCACGGCCTCGAGCGGCGCGGGGCAGAATCTGCTGCATGTCTTCTGCTTCGACGCCGAAAGCGGCAAGCAGCGCTGGCATCGCGAGTTTTGGGCCACCGGGCGCACCCATTGCCATCCGACCAGCGCCGTGGCCGCGCCCACTCCGGCCAGCGACGGCAAATACGTCTATGCCTTCTACTCGTCGAACGATCTGGCCTGCCTCGACCTGGACGGGAATCTGATCTGGTATCGGGGGCTGACCTACGATTTTCCCGACGCGGCCAATGATGTGGGTATGTCGAGTTCGCCGGTCATCTCGGGCGAGTTGGTGATCGTTCAGCTTGAATGCCAGGGAGATTCGTTCGTGGCCGGCATCGAGCGCGCCACCGGCGAGACGCGCTGGCGAATCGAACGGCCCAAGGTCGCCAACTGGTGCTCGCCGACGATCGCGCCGGCCTACCAAGGGGAGCGCGAACTGCTGATCTTGCAGGATCCACAGGGTTGCTCGGCCCACGACCCGGCGACGGGACAGTTGTTGTGGGGCTATGACAAGGAGTGCGGCGGCATTCCTTCGCCGCTGGGGCATGATGACATCATTCTGGTCGCGTCGGGTGGCCTGACGGCGCTGAAGCGCCAGCCCGAAACCAGTTCGGCCGAGGTGCTGTGGAAGCAGAGCAAGCTCGAACCTGGCAACGCCAGCCCCGTGGTGATCGGCGACAAGGTCTATACATTGAACCGGGCCGGCGCGATGAGCTGCGGGCTGTTGGCCGACGGCGAAGTGGCCTGGCGGCAGCGCGTGCGCGGCACCTTTTGGACGACGCCCGTTTTTGCCGGTGGCCATTTATACTGTGTCAACCAAGACGGCTTGACGAGCGTGGTGCGGATCGGCGATGAAAAGGGCGAAGTGGTCCAGGAGAACAAACTGGGCGAAGCGGTGCTCGGCTCGCCGGCGGTCTCGGGCAACGCAATATTCATTCGCACCGACGCTCACTTGTGGAAACTGGCCGGCCCACGGGAGACGCAGTGA
- the cysK gene encoding cysteine synthase A: MATAAAPAGIRDDITQCIGNTPLVKLNRIAQGCQATIAAKIENLNPLWSVKDRIARAMIDAAERDGKIKSDTVIIEPTSGNTGIGLAYVCAARGYKLAVTMPESMSLERRRLLKALGAELILTPAAEGMPGAMRKADELVAQNKNYFMPQQFNNPANPEVHRKTTAEEIWRDTAGQVDFFVSGVGTGGTITGVGEVLKRRKPGVKCVAVEPANSPVITQKKAGEPLKPGRHTIQGLGAGFIPGVLNVDIIDEVIQVTDDDAMETARQLAKLEGLMCGISCGAAAWAALQIARKPENSGKLIVVVLPDIGERYLSTKLFPE, translated from the coding sequence ATGGCCACGGCTGCCGCACCCGCCGGAATTCGGGATGACATCACTCAGTGCATCGGCAACACGCCGCTGGTCAAACTGAACCGTATTGCCCAAGGCTGCCAAGCGACCATCGCGGCCAAGATCGAGAATTTGAACCCGCTGTGGAGCGTTAAGGATCGCATTGCCCGGGCGATGATCGACGCCGCCGAGCGCGATGGCAAAATCAAGAGCGACACCGTCATCATTGAACCAACCAGCGGCAACACCGGCATCGGGCTGGCGTATGTCTGCGCGGCGCGCGGCTATAAGCTGGCCGTGACCATGCCCGAGAGCATGAGCCTCGAACGTCGCCGCCTGTTAAAGGCGCTGGGCGCCGAACTGATCCTGACTCCGGCGGCCGAAGGGATGCCCGGCGCGATGCGCAAGGCTGACGAACTGGTCGCGCAGAACAAAAACTACTTCATGCCGCAACAGTTCAACAACCCGGCCAACCCCGAGGTTCATCGCAAGACGACGGCCGAGGAAATCTGGCGCGACACGGCCGGCCAGGTCGATTTCTTCGTGTCGGGCGTCGGCACCGGCGGCACCATTACCGGCGTCGGCGAAGTGCTCAAACGCCGCAAGCCGGGCGTGAAGTGCGTCGCCGTCGAACCGGCCAACAGCCCGGTGATCACGCAAAAGAAGGCGGGCGAGCCGCTGAAGCCAGGGCGCCATACCATCCAGGGGCTCGGCGCCGGGTTCATCCCGGGCGTGCTGAACGTCGATATCATTGACGAAGTCATTCAGGTAACCGACGACGACGCCATGGAAACGGCCCGCCAGTTGGCCAAGCTCGAAGGGTTGATGTGCGGCATCAGTTGCGGCGCCGCCGCCTGGGCCGCGCTACAAATCGCCCGCAAGCCCGAGAACTCGGGCAAGCTGATCGTCGTGGTGCTGCCGGACATCGGCGAGCGTTACCTGTCGACGAAGCTGTTCCCGGAATAA